In Xylanibacter ruminicola 23, a single genomic region encodes these proteins:
- a CDS encoding Na/Pi cotransporter family protein: MSIWIIFKLLGSLALLMFGMKSMSEALQKMAGPQLRHVLGAMTTNRFTGMLTGMLVTASVQSSTATTVMTVSFVNAGLLTLAQAISVIMGANIGTTLTAWIMSAGMSFDITSAVYPAFFLGIILIYQKRYRYIGDFLFGLSFLLMGLGTLRMTGTEMHLGENQALLDFFASFDPDSFFTTLIFLFLGGVLTFCVQSSAAVMAITMILCSSGALPIYQGIALVMGENIGTTITSNLAALSANTQARRAALAHMFFNVFGVVWILFVFRPFIDAVCGMVGYDVNMTKDAVTTSVFLANAAKLSFVLAAFHTCFNVANTFILIWFIPQIERFVCWVIKPKKVDEEEDFRLHFITAGFMKTPELSVLEAQKEIQSFSDRMQRMFNMVRELLTLSSSSSSKKDNRDSEFNKLYTRIEKYEGISDNMEIEIANYLNSVSDAHLSDDSKAKIRAMLREISELESIGDACFNMARTISRKYNGKQDHFNEKQYDHIHQMMELTDQSLSQMNRLMMGRKESFDVNRTFNIEHEINNFRDQLKSQNINDVNNREYTYAVGTIYMDLINECEKLGDYVVNVVEARMGLR; encoded by the coding sequence ATGTCAATCTGGATTATTTTCAAACTCCTGGGATCGCTTGCGCTATTGATGTTCGGTATGAAGTCGATGAGTGAGGCATTACAGAAGATGGCGGGTCCACAATTACGCCATGTGTTAGGTGCGATGACAACCAATCGCTTTACCGGCATGCTTACAGGTATGCTTGTTACAGCTTCAGTACAGTCATCAACAGCCACCACTGTGATGACTGTTTCGTTTGTTAATGCGGGCTTGTTAACCTTGGCACAAGCAATTTCGGTTATCATGGGTGCCAACATCGGAACCACCCTTACCGCCTGGATTATGTCGGCAGGTATGTCATTCGATATTACCAGCGCTGTTTATCCGGCATTCTTCCTAGGCATCATACTGATTTATCAGAAGAGATACCGCTATATCGGCGATTTCCTGTTCGGACTATCGTTCCTGCTGATGGGACTGGGTACGCTGAGAATGACGGGCACAGAGATGCATTTGGGCGAAAACCAGGCCCTACTCGACTTCTTTGCATCGTTCGATCCCGATTCGTTCTTCACCACCCTGATATTCCTGTTCTTAGGCGGCGTACTTACCTTCTGCGTACAGTCGTCGGCAGCAGTTATGGCCATCACCATGATTCTCTGTTCTAGTGGCGCTCTGCCTATCTATCAGGGTATTGCATTAGTTATGGGTGAGAATATCGGAACCACCATTACCTCAAACCTCGCTGCCCTATCGGCCAATACTCAGGCCCGTAGAGCTGCCCTCGCCCACATGTTCTTCAACGTGTTTGGTGTGGTTTGGATTCTGTTTGTGTTCCGTCCGTTCATCGACGCCGTTTGCGGCATGGTGGGCTACGATGTAAACATGACTAAAGATGCCGTTACAACAAGCGTATTCCTGGCCAACGCCGCCAAACTAAGCTTTGTGCTGGCAGCCTTCCATACCTGCTTTAACGTGGCTAACACCTTTATTCTTATTTGGTTTATCCCACAGATTGAGCGCTTTGTATGCTGGGTTATCAAGCCTAAGAAGGTTGACGAGGAAGAGGACTTCCGCTTGCACTTTATTACCGCCGGCTTCATGAAAACACCAGAGCTTTCGGTGCTCGAGGCACAGAAGGAAATCCAGTCGTTCTCGGATCGTATGCAGCGTATGTTCAATATGGTTCGCGAACTGCTCACCCTCTCGTCAAGCTCAAGCAGTAAGAAGGATAATCGCGACTCTGAGTTTAACAAGCTTTACACCCGCATTGAGAAATACGAAGGCATCAGCGATAACATGGAGATTGAGATTGCCAACTATCTTAACTCCGTGAGCGACGCTCACCTGTCAGACGACTCAAAGGCTAAGATTCGTGCTATGTTACGCGAAATCAGCGAGTTAGAGAGTATTGGAGATGCTTGTTTCAACATGGCTCGTACCATTTCGAGAAAGTACAACGGCAAACAGGATCACTTTAACGAGAAGCAGTACGACCACATCCATCAGATGATGGAGCTCACCGATCAGTCGCTCTCACAGATGAACCGACTGATGATGGGCCGCAAGGAGTCGTTCGATGTAAACCGCACTTTCAATATCGAGCACGAAATCAATAACTTCCGCGACCAGCTCAAGTCGCAGAACATCAACGATGTTAACAACCGCGAGTACACTTACGCCGTTGGTACCATTTATATGGACCTGATTAACGAGTGTGAGAAGCTGGGCGACTATGTAGTTAACGTAGTTGAGGCAAGAATGGGTCTTAGATAA
- a CDS encoding TonB-dependent receptor produces the protein MKRFVLGMAALVCAAGANAQRKAALYDSTQVEALNEIVVKGVRTQKNAPFAVANIKKKELNAFSNTGKELPFLFSQTPGVLAWSENGLGTGTTYMRIRGAGDSRINVTLDGVPLNSPEDQCVFWANMNSYGSLLGSVQIQRGVGTSTNGDGAFGGTVALASAIPNQKAGGEVSVSYGSFNTFNVGGKFSTGLLWNHLIFDGAYHETNTDGFIHGTSGRSGSYYGGLTWIGNKFQIRYKNIGNFEKTGQAWNGVTAGDNDMSLMDGTYGINTGIKTYKDMWNAGLGKYNSLYEYLTGYEKDANGNYPTARYQLNDGSYWNKTTDNFWQNHNILSAAYDINDNWSISGSLHYTYGYGYYNEFRPQNKLKKFGMTYSGVKKTDFVRQKGLSQNTYGFIWNANYKNDAWDVIGGMSLQEFDGNHFGYVTYIANDDVRKKYMSNGDYKYYDSDATKFDGSAFVKAAYHINEQWDIFGDLQYRYVQYESNGINDKFYEEGSSYYNQRLDIDQKYRFLNPKAGFSWNLNNHRIYGSVALSHREPERNNFTDNGAKPFPKAESLLDYELGYTFNNDIFRFGVNLYYMDYTNQFVQTGEKSDIGEDLTTNIKDSYRMGVEIQGGVDVTSWLSIEGNASLSQNKIKDFDEVASVNWEESFRTIHYDNSTLAFSPSTILNGFVNLHWNGLQAVWHTNFVSRQYLDNTENADRSLPCYSASDANISYTWKPNKAIKECIFGLNFNNIFNRRYAANGWVYSSIVEEYGHPNENRYYQIGFIPMAGFTMMGNVTLRF, from the coding sequence ATGAAAAGATTTGTTTTAGGAATGGCTGCATTAGTGTGTGCAGCAGGCGCAAACGCACAGCGTAAAGCAGCCCTCTACGATTCTACACAAGTAGAAGCGCTGAACGAAATTGTAGTAAAAGGTGTCAGGACACAGAAAAATGCACCATTTGCAGTAGCAAACATCAAGAAAAAGGAGCTTAACGCTTTCTCGAACACAGGAAAAGAATTGCCTTTCCTCTTTTCGCAGACCCCAGGTGTACTGGCTTGGAGCGAAAACGGACTGGGCACAGGTACTACTTATATGCGCATTCGTGGTGCAGGCGATTCGCGCATCAACGTAACACTGGATGGCGTACCCCTGAATTCGCCTGAAGATCAGTGTGTTTTCTGGGCCAACATGAACTCTTACGGTTCGCTGTTAGGTAGTGTACAGATTCAGCGCGGTGTAGGCACATCAACCAACGGTGATGGCGCCTTTGGCGGAACTGTAGCACTCGCTTCAGCCATTCCAAATCAGAAGGCTGGGGGAGAAGTGTCAGTATCATACGGCTCATTCAACACATTCAATGTAGGTGGAAAGTTCTCAACAGGTTTACTGTGGAATCATCTGATTTTTGATGGTGCCTATCACGAGACCAATACTGATGGATTTATCCATGGAACCAGCGGACGCAGCGGTTCTTACTATGGCGGACTCACCTGGATTGGCAACAAGTTCCAGATTCGTTATAAGAACATCGGAAACTTTGAAAAAACCGGTCAGGCTTGGAACGGCGTAACAGCAGGCGACAACGATATGAGTCTGATGGACGGAACTTACGGTATCAACACTGGCATCAAGACCTACAAGGATATGTGGAACGCCGGTCTGGGCAAGTACAACTCGCTGTACGAATACCTGACTGGTTACGAAAAAGATGCCAACGGCAACTATCCCACAGCGCGCTATCAGCTGAACGACGGCAGCTATTGGAACAAAACCACCGATAACTTCTGGCAGAACCACAACATCCTCTCAGCCGCCTACGATATCAACGACAACTGGAGCATTTCAGGTTCGCTGCACTACACTTACGGCTACGGCTATTATAACGAGTTCCGTCCTCAGAACAAGCTGAAGAAGTTTGGCATGACCTACAGCGGCGTTAAAAAGACCGACTTCGTGCGCCAGAAAGGACTGAGCCAGAACACTTACGGTTTTATCTGGAATGCAAACTACAAGAACGATGCATGGGATGTTATCGGCGGCATGTCGCTTCAGGAGTTCGACGGCAATCACTTTGGTTATGTTACCTATATTGCCAACGATGATGTACGAAAGAAATACATGTCTAATGGCGACTACAAATACTACGATTCTGATGCCACCAAGTTTGATGGTAGCGCCTTTGTAAAGGCTGCTTATCACATCAACGAACAGTGGGATATCTTCGGCGACCTGCAGTATCGCTACGTACAGTACGAAAGTAACGGTATTAACGATAAGTTCTACGAAGAGGGCAGCAGCTATTACAACCAGCGCCTCGATATCGATCAGAAGTATCGTTTCCTGAATCCCAAGGCCGGTTTCTCTTGGAATCTGAACAATCACCGCATTTACGGATCGGTAGCACTTAGCCACCGCGAACCAGAACGTAATAACTTTACAGATAATGGTGCAAAGCCATTCCCTAAGGCCGAAAGCCTGTTAGATTACGAGTTGGGTTACACCTTTAACAACGACATCTTCCGCTTTGGTGTAAACCTTTATTACATGGACTACACCAACCAGTTTGTACAGACTGGCGAGAAGAGTGATATTGGCGAGGATCTTACCACAAACATCAAAGACTCATACCGTATGGGCGTAGAAATCCAGGGTGGGGTAGATGTTACCTCTTGGCTCAGCATTGAGGGTAATGCTTCACTCAGCCAGAATAAAATCAAAGACTTCGACGAGGTGGCCAGCGTAAACTGGGAAGAGTCGTTCCGCACTATCCACTACGACAACTCTACACTTGCTTTCTCACCCTCAACCATCCTGAACGGTTTTGTAAACCTGCATTGGAATGGTTTGCAGGCTGTATGGCACACCAATTTTGTAAGCCGTCAGTACCTGGATAATACAGAGAACGCTGATCGTTCGCTGCCTTGCTACTCAGCTTCTGATGCCAACATCAGCTACACCTGGAAACCCAATAAAGCCATCAAGGAGTGCATCTTCGGTCTGAATTTCAACAACATCTTCAATCGTCGCTATGCCGCCAATGGCTGGGTATATTCAAGCATCGTTGAAGAATACGGTCATCCCAACGAGAACCGCTACTATCAGATTGGATTCATTCCTATGGCAGGCTTTACAATGATGGGTAATGTAACACTCCGATTCTAA
- the pnuC gene encoding nicotinamide riboside transporter PnuC: MADFISAHWLDITTTLLGLLYILFEYRASVWLWFVGFLMQALGIVLYYQKGLYADCGMEFYYLSMTVYGYWKWVHGSAEKKELPITRFPRRLIIPWLAVILAIWGIIYWLLITFTNSNVPAADSFTTALSIVGIWALAHKYLEQWFIWIAVDVVTCVLYFYKDIPFKAGLYALYVVIAIFGYKKWKRMTDNRPI; encoded by the coding sequence ATGGCAGATTTTATTTCAGCACACTGGCTCGACATCACTACCACGTTACTCGGACTGCTCTATATCCTGTTCGAGTATCGCGCCAGCGTATGGCTTTGGTTTGTAGGATTTCTGATGCAGGCCTTAGGCATTGTGCTATACTATCAAAAAGGACTCTATGCCGATTGCGGCATGGAGTTCTATTATCTTTCGATGACCGTTTACGGCTATTGGAAATGGGTACACGGTTCGGCCGAGAAGAAAGAGCTGCCTATCACGCGATTCCCACGCCGACTGATAATCCCTTGGTTGGCTGTTATTCTGGCCATCTGGGGCATTATTTATTGGCTGCTGATTACCTTTACCAACAGTAACGTTCCAGCAGCCGACAGTTTTACTACAGCCCTCAGCATTGTTGGTATCTGGGCCTTGGCTCATAAATACCTGGAACAATGGTTCATCTGGATTGCTGTCGACGTTGTAACCTGTGTTCTTTACTTCTATAAGGACATTCCTTTCAAAGCCGGTCTTTATGCACTTTATGTAGTTATTGCCATTTTTGGCTACAAAAAATGGAAACGAATGACAGATAATCGCCCTATTTGA
- a CDS encoding AMP-dependent synthetase/ligase, with product MQTKSHLSRLIHDQAKKYGDREVLIYKDFGGSVWKSYSWNQFSDMVKKVSNALLNLGVKVQENLGIFSQNSVQYLFCDFGAWGVRAVTIPFYATSSEQQIQFMISDAKIRFLFVGEQEQYDKARRIFATCPTLERIIVFDKNVHISSLDLSSMYFDDFLKLGENYPRQTEVESLQAQASMDDIANILYTSGTTGDSKGVILTCGQYNAAMIANDKCVPVGENDRVLNFLPFTHIFEKGWKILCLTEGATLIVNTYPQEVQQSMKETHPTCMSSVPRFWEKVYMGVQEQIEKSGMAKRKLFRHAEAVGKKHNIDYISKGKRPPLLLHMEYEFLNKTVFSLVRKELGLENAHFFPTAGATVNPKVEEFVHSIGINMIVGYGLTESLATVSCNHLGKPYTVGGVGIPIEGIDIKISEEGEVLLKGPTITRGYYNREDLTKTAFTEDGYFKTGDSGYLKDGELFLKERIKDLFKTSNGKYIAPQMIESKLLVDKYIDQIAIIADQRKFVSALIIPVYSLLEEYAREHKIPFENRDQLCKDPQINQMMKERIDTLQQSLAHYEQIKRFTMLPNHFTMEKGELTNTLKIKRRVLNENYKKEIDAMYAE from the coding sequence ATGCAGACGAAAAGTCATTTATCGCGATTAATTCATGACCAGGCCAAGAAGTATGGCGACCGTGAGGTTTTAATCTACAAGGACTTTGGCGGGTCAGTGTGGAAATCATATTCGTGGAATCAGTTCTCGGATATGGTCAAGAAAGTATCTAATGCCTTACTCAATCTGGGTGTAAAGGTACAGGAAAATCTGGGAATCTTCTCTCAGAACTCTGTACAGTATCTGTTCTGCGACTTTGGAGCATGGGGAGTACGCGCCGTAACCATCCCATTCTATGCTACCAGCTCAGAGCAGCAGATCCAGTTTATGATTAGCGATGCTAAAATCAGATTCCTCTTTGTAGGCGAACAGGAGCAGTACGACAAGGCTCGTCGGATTTTCGCTACCTGTCCTACACTCGAGCGTATCATTGTATTCGATAAGAACGTACATATCTCGTCACTCGACCTCAGCTCGATGTATTTCGATGATTTCCTGAAGTTAGGCGAGAATTATCCCCGTCAGACCGAAGTTGAGTCGCTTCAGGCTCAGGCTTCGATGGACGATATTGCCAACATCCTTTATACCAGCGGAACAACTGGCGATTCTAAGGGTGTTATCCTTACCTGCGGTCAGTATAATGCCGCAATGATAGCCAACGATAAGTGTGTACCCGTAGGCGAGAACGACAGAGTTCTTAACTTCCTGCCATTCACCCACATCTTTGAGAAGGGTTGGAAGATTCTGTGCCTTACCGAGGGCGCCACACTCATTGTAAACACCTATCCACAAGAGGTGCAGCAGTCGATGAAGGAGACACACCCCACCTGTATGAGTTCCGTTCCCCGTTTCTGGGAGAAGGTATATATGGGTGTTCAGGAGCAGATTGAGAAATCGGGTATGGCCAAGCGCAAACTGTTCCGCCACGCCGAAGCTGTAGGTAAGAAACACAACATCGATTACATTTCAAAAGGCAAGCGCCCACCATTGCTCCTGCACATGGAGTACGAGTTCCTGAATAAAACCGTATTCTCGCTGGTACGTAAGGAGCTGGGCTTAGAGAATGCCCATTTCTTCCCAACAGCAGGTGCTACCGTTAATCCTAAGGTCGAGGAGTTTGTCCACTCTATCGGCATTAACATGATTGTTGGTTACGGTTTGACTGAGAGTCTGGCCACCGTTAGCTGCAATCACCTTGGCAAGCCTTACACCGTTGGTGGTGTTGGTATCCCCATCGAGGGTATCGATATCAAGATCAGCGAAGAGGGCGAGGTACTGCTGAAAGGCCCAACTATCACTCGAGGCTACTATAACCGCGAGGATCTTACCAAGACCGCCTTTACCGAGGATGGTTACTTTAAGACAGGCGACTCAGGTTATCTGAAGGATGGCGAGCTGTTCCTGAAAGAGCGTATTAAGGACCTCTTCAAGACTTCGAACGGAAAGTATATTGCTCCACAGATGATTGAATCTAAGCTGCTGGTTGATAAGTATATCGATCAGATTGCCATCATTGCCGACCAACGCAAGTTTGTTTCGGCTCTGATTATCCCTGTATATTCCCTGTTGGAGGAATATGCCCGCGAGCATAAGATTCCATTCGAGAACAGAGATCAGCTTTGCAAGGACCCACAGATTAACCAGATGATGAAGGAGCGTATTGATACGCTGCAGCAGTCGCTGGCTCACTACGAGCAGATTAAACGATTCACCATGCTGCCTAACCACTTCACCATGGAGAAGGGCGAACTTACAAATACATTAAAAATCAAGCGTCGCGTACTGAACGAGAACTACAAGAAGGAGATTGACGCGATGTACGCAGAATAA
- the prfB gene encoding peptide chain release factor 2: MITQDQLKDVLERADALHRYLEIDKKKIEYEEEDLRTQAPDFWEDRKRAEEQMKKVKGIKKWLDGYKEVRTLADELQLAFDFFKDEMVTEEEVEDTYAKAIKAIEDLELKNMLRQKEDPMEAVLKINSGAGGTEAQDWASMLMRMYMRWAEAHGYKVTISNLLDGDEAGIKSVTMQLEGGDYAYGYLKSENGVHRLVRVSPFNAQGKRMTSFASVFVSPLVDDTIEVYVDPAKLSWDTFRSSGAGGQNVNKVESGVRLRYWYTDPDTGEEEEILIENTETRDQPKNKERAMTLLKSQLYDRAMKKRLEAQAKIEAGKKKIEWGSQIRSYVFDDRRVKDHRTNYQTTDVDGVMDGKIDDFIKAYLMEFPVNDDEQ; this comes from the coding sequence ATGATTACTCAGGATCAGCTTAAAGACGTTTTAGAGAGAGCCGATGCGCTGCATCGCTATCTGGAGATAGACAAGAAGAAGATAGAATACGAGGAGGAAGATCTTCGTACGCAGGCTCCTGACTTCTGGGAGGACCGCAAGCGTGCCGAAGAGCAGATGAAGAAGGTTAAAGGCATCAAGAAGTGGCTGGATGGCTATAAAGAGGTTCGCACCTTGGCCGATGAGCTGCAGCTGGCCTTCGACTTCTTCAAGGACGAGATGGTGACCGAAGAGGAGGTGGAAGACACCTATGCTAAAGCCATCAAGGCCATCGAGGATCTGGAGCTGAAGAACATGCTCCGCCAGAAAGAAGACCCTATGGAAGCTGTGCTTAAGATTAACAGCGGCGCTGGTGGTACCGAGGCTCAGGACTGGGCCTCAATGTTGATGCGAATGTATATGCGTTGGGCCGAGGCTCACGGCTATAAGGTAACCATCTCGAACCTGCTTGACGGTGATGAGGCTGGTATTAAGAGTGTAACCATGCAGCTCGAAGGCGGCGATTATGCTTACGGCTATCTGAAGAGCGAGAACGGTGTTCACCGCTTGGTACGTGTATCGCCATTCAACGCTCAGGGTAAGCGTATGACCTCGTTTGCGTCTGTCTTTGTATCACCTCTGGTTGATGATACCATCGAGGTATATGTAGATCCAGCCAAGCTCTCTTGGGATACTTTCCGCAGTAGTGGTGCTGGTGGTCAGAACGTAAACAAGGTTGAATCAGGTGTACGCTTGCGCTATTGGTATACCGATCCTGATACAGGCGAGGAAGAAGAAATCCTCATTGAGAACACTGAAACCCGCGACCAGCCAAAGAACAAGGAGCGCGCAATGACGCTGCTTAAGTCGCAACTCTACGATCGCGCCATGAAGAAGCGTTTGGAGGCTCAGGCAAAAATCGAGGCTGGCAAGAAGAAGATAGAGTGGGGTAGTCAGATACGTAGCTACGTGTTCGACGACCGCCGCGTAAAAGATCATCGTACCAACTATCAGACCACCGATGTGGATGGTGTGATGGACGGAAAGATCGATGATTTCATCAAGGCCTACCTGATGGAATTCCCTGTTAACGACGACGAACAATAA
- a CDS encoding CYTH domain-containing protein, protein MSGLEIERKFLVKNNDYKRQATSSSRICQGYICSDRGRTVRVRIRDSRGYLTIKGPSNNNGLARYEFEKEISLDEAQHLMDICEPGKIDKTRYLVPCGKHTFEVDEFYGENEGLVMAEVELGAEDETFEKPDFIGKEVTGDRRYYNSCLLKKPFTSWDENTK, encoded by the coding sequence ATGAGCGGACTGGAAATAGAACGCAAATTTCTTGTAAAAAACAACGACTACAAGCGACAGGCTACCAGTAGCAGTCGCATTTGTCAAGGTTATATCTGCAGCGATCGCGGACGTACCGTCAGGGTACGTATCCGTGATAGCCGCGGATATTTAACTATTAAAGGTCCTTCGAACAACAATGGCCTTGCTCGCTATGAATTCGAAAAGGAGATTTCGCTCGACGAAGCCCAGCATCTGATGGACATCTGCGAGCCAGGCAAGATAGACAAGACACGCTATCTGGTGCCTTGCGGTAAGCATACCTTCGAGGTAGACGAGTTCTATGGTGAGAACGAAGGTTTAGTGATGGCCGAGGTAGAACTTGGTGCTGAGGACGAAACCTTTGAGAAGCCAGATTTCATCGGCAAGGAAGTAACAGGCGATCGCAGATACTACAATTCTTGTCTGCTTAAGAAGCCCTTTACTTCTTGGGACGAAAATACCAAATAA
- a CDS encoding VanZ family protein — MIWILSLVPFFPETPLDNVEFADKWVHILMYGCTFIVVWIEYTCKHKQADYEKLFFWAWLAPIVMSGVLELLQEYCTFGHRSGDWLDLAANATGVTSAVVIGALIWYFRPKK; from the coding sequence ATGATATGGATTCTTTCATTGGTGCCCTTTTTTCCAGAGACACCACTCGACAATGTGGAGTTTGCCGATAAATGGGTGCATATCCTGATGTATGGTTGTACGTTCATCGTAGTATGGATAGAGTATACCTGCAAGCATAAGCAGGCAGATTACGAGAAGCTGTTCTTTTGGGCTTGGCTGGCACCAATCGTTATGAGTGGTGTGTTGGAGCTGTTACAGGAATACTGTACGTTTGGGCATCGCAGTGGCGATTGGCTTGATTTGGCGGCTAATGCTACTGGTGTTACTTCGGCAGTTGTTATCGGGGCGCTTATTTGGTATTTTCGTCCCAAGAAGTAA
- a CDS encoding sodium-dependent transporter, with amino-acid sequence MTKLERASFGSKLGVILATAGSAVGLGNIWRFPYMTGQNGGAVFIIIYVFCILLLGIPCMISEFIIGRHGQANTARAFRIMSGDTIWSLIGYMGVLTGFLISGYYAVVSGWCLEYVWASLSGKLLGNPDYIQSYFVTFSQDPIKPVFWTFIILLGTYIIIENGVRNGIEKASKLMMPILFILLLIIVVASCMLPNAEKGIEFLFKPDISKLNSDVFLAALGQSFYSLSIAMGCICTYASYYSKQTNLTASAVNISIIDFLVALLAGLIIFPAAFSVGVNPDSGPSLIFITLPNVFHQAFGNIASLGYIISVLFYTLLSMAALTSLMSLHEVSTAFLEEELGTTRKRAAMFVTIGSILVGTVCSLSLGPWQDFKLFDMTIFDLFDFVTGQLFLPIVGFLTCIFIGWYVPHKIVRDEFTNMGTLRNEHLFHSYIFLVKYVCPICILFIFLHQFGLL; translated from the coding sequence ATGACAAAACTTGAAAGGGCAAGTTTCGGTAGTAAATTAGGTGTAATTCTGGCCACAGCAGGTTCGGCTGTTGGCTTAGGCAATATATGGCGCTTTCCGTATATGACAGGACAGAATGGTGGCGCCGTTTTCATTATTATCTATGTGTTCTGTATCCTGTTGTTGGGCATTCCATGTATGATAAGCGAGTTTATTATTGGTCGTCATGGTCAGGCAAACACAGCTCGCGCATTCCGTATCATGTCGGGCGATACCATCTGGTCGCTCATTGGCTATATGGGGGTGCTTACAGGTTTTCTTATCTCAGGCTATTATGCTGTGGTATCCGGCTGGTGCCTCGAGTACGTATGGGCCTCGCTTTCAGGCAAACTCTTAGGCAATCCCGACTATATCCAATCGTACTTCGTCACGTTCTCTCAGGATCCTATCAAGCCTGTATTCTGGACGTTTATCATTCTGCTGGGCACCTATATTATTATTGAGAATGGTGTACGCAACGGTATTGAGAAGGCATCAAAGCTTATGATGCCCATATTGTTTATACTGTTGCTCATCATTGTTGTAGCATCGTGCATGCTGCCAAATGCCGAAAAGGGTATCGAGTTCTTATTTAAGCCCGATATTTCGAAACTAAACAGCGATGTATTCCTAGCAGCCTTAGGCCAGTCGTTCTACTCGCTGAGTATTGCAATGGGATGTATCTGCACCTATGCCAGCTACTATTCTAAGCAAACCAATCTCACGGCTTCGGCTGTAAATATCAGTATCATCGATTTCCTGGTAGCCCTGCTGGCCGGACTGATTATCTTCCCTGCAGCCTTCTCAGTAGGAGTTAATCCCGATAGTGGTCCTTCGCTCATATTTATCACGTTGCCTAACGTATTCCACCAGGCATTTGGAAATATTGCAAGTTTAGGATACATTATTTCAGTACTGTTTTATACCTTACTCTCGATGGCAGCACTTACATCACTCATGTCGTTGCACGAAGTAAGCACAGCATTCCTTGAGGAGGAGCTTGGCACCACCCGCAAACGTGCGGCTATGTTTGTAACAATCGGCAGCATTCTGGTTGGTACCGTCTGCTCATTGTCGCTCGGTCCTTGGCAGGACTTTAAATTGTTCGACATGACCATCTTCGACCTCTTCGACTTTGTAACTGGTCAGTTGTTCCTGCCTATCGTGGGCTTCCTTACCTGTATCTTTATCGGCTGGTATGTGCCACATAAGATAGTACGCGATGAGTTTACCAATATGGGCACCTTGCGCAATGAACATCTGTTTCATAGCTACATCTTCCTTGTAAAGTATGTGTGTCCTATCTGCATACTGTTTATATTCCTTCACCAATTCGGACTATTGTAA